Part of the Pseudomonas abietaniphila genome is shown below.
CCGTACACCGTTGAGCCGAATTCCGGTGCTCTGCTGGTCAAGTCCGATGACCTGGCCCGTGCGCGTATCAAGCTCGCCGGCGCCGGTATCGCGCAGACCGATGGCAACGTCGGTTTCGAGATCCTCGACAAGGACCAGGGGCTGGGCACCAGCCAGTTCATGGAAGCCACGCGTTATCGCCGTGGTCTGGAAGGCGAACTGGCACGCACCATCTCCAGCCTGAACAACATCAAGGCCGCTCGCGTGCACCTGGCGATTCCGAAAAGCTCGGTGTTCGTTCGCGACGATCGCAAACCCACCGCGTCAGTGCTGGTGGAGATGTACGCCGGTCGCACCCTTGAGCCGGGTCAAGTCATGGCCATCGTCAATCTGGTGGCGACCAGTGTTCCTGAACTGACCAAGTCCCAGGTCACCGTCGTCGACCAGAAAGGCAACCTGCTGTCCGATCAGGCGGAGAACTCCGAGCTGACCATGGCTGGCAAGCAGTTCGACTACACCCGTCGCATGGAGTCCATGCTGACTCAACGCGTGCAAAACATTCTGCAGCCGGTGCTGGGCAATGACCGTTACAAAGCTGAAGTTTCGGCTGACGTTGACTTCAGTGCGGTGGAGTCCACGGCCGAAAGCTTCAACCCCGACCAACCGGCACTGCGCAGTGAGCAGACCACCAATGAACAGCGCTCCAGCAGCAGCGGTCCGCAAGGCGTTCCGGGTGCTCTGAGCAACCAGCCACCTGGTCCGGCGACTGCCCCGCAGAACGCCACCGCCGGTGCTGGCGGCGCCGCTGGCCCGATCGCTCCTGGACAGCCGCTGCTGGACGCCAACGGTCAGCAGATCATGGACCCGGCCACCGGTCAGCCAATGCTGGCGCCGTACCCGTCGGACAAACGTAACCAGTCGACCAAGAACTTCGAGCTGGACCGTTCGATCAGCCACACCAAGCAACAGCAAGGCAAGATCAATCGCCTGTCGGTCGCGGTGGTCGTGGACGATCAGGTGAAAGTGAACGCGGCCAACGGTGAAACCACCATGGTGCCGTGGACCGCTGACCAGTTGGCTCGCTTCACCCGTCTGGTGCAGGACGCCGTGGGCTTCGACGCCAGCCGTGGCGACAGCGTCAGCGTGATCAACGTGCCGTTCTCGGCCGATCGCGGCGAAGTGATTCCGGACATTCCGTTCTACTCGCAGCCGTGGTTCTGGGACATCGTCAAACAGGCCATGGGCGTGCTGTTCATCCTGGTGCTGGTATTCGGTGTGCTGCGTCCGGTGCTGAACAACATCACCAATCCGAAGAGCAAGCACGGCGACGGTGACGTCGAGCTGGGCGGCATGGTCGGTCTGGACGGTGAACTGGCGAACGACCGCGTGAGTCTGGGTGGTCCGCAAAGCATTCTGCTGCCTAGCCCGAGTGAGGGTTATGACGCGCAGCTCAACGCAATCAAGAGCCTGGTGGCTGAAGACCCGGCTCGTGTGGCTCAGGTCGTAAAAGAGTGGATCAACACAGATGAGTGATAGTCGCGCTGCAGCGGTCAAAATGACCCGAGTTGATAAGGCCGCCATCCTGCTGCTCACCCTGGGTGAGACGGATGCTGCGCAGGTGCTTCGTCACATGGGCCCTAAAGAGGTTCAGCGTGTCGGCGTGGCCATGGCGCAAATGCGCAATGTGCACCGCGAGCAGGTCGAGCAGGTGATGAGCGAGTTCGTCGACGTCATCGGTGACCAGACCGGCGTCGGTATCGGCTCGGACGGCTACATTCGCAAGATGCTCACGCAGGCATTGGGCGAAGACAAGGCCAACGGCCTCATCGACCGGATCCTGCTGGGCGGCAACACCAGTGGTCTGGACAGCCTGAAGTGGATGGAGCCGCGCGCGGTCGCGGACGTCATCCGCTACGAGCACCCGCAGATCCAGGCCATCGTCGTCGCGTATCTGGACGCCGACCAGGCCGGTGAAGTGCTGAGCCATTTCGACCACAAGGTGCGTCTGGACATCATCCTGCGCGTCTCGTCGTTGAACACCGTGCAGCCAGCGGCACTGAAAGAATTGAACCAGATCCTCGAGAAGCAGTTCTCGGGCAACGCCAACACGTCGCGTACGACTCTGGGTGGTATCAAGCGTGCTGCGGACATCATGAACTTCCTCGACAGCTCGATCGAAGGCCAGCTCATGGATTCCATCCGCGAAGTGGACGAAGACCTGTCGACGCAGATCGAAGACCTCATGTTCGTCTTCAACAACCTGTCCGACGTCGACGACCGCGGTATTCAGGCCTTGCTGCGCGAAGTGTCCTCCGATGTGCTGGTACTGGCACTCAAGGGGTCGGACGACGCTATCAAGGAAAAGATTTTCAAGAACATGTCCAAGCGTGCCGCCGAGCTGCTGCGCGACGATCTGGAAGCCAAAGGCCCGGTTCGCGTCAGCGACGTGGAAGCTGCTCAGAAAGAGATCCTCACCATTGCCCGTCGTATGGCGGAGGCCGGGGAAATCGTTCTCGGCGGCAAAGGTGGCGAGGAAATGATTTAACAGTAGGTGCAGTCGATGTTCAGCTCCGATAAAGAAGCACCCAGCGAGCTCATCCGCGCCAAGGATTTGCGCGGGTTGGATGTCTGGGCCTTGCCCAGCTTCGATCCTCAGGTGGCGGAGCCAGAGCCTGAACCGGTGGCCGAAGAGCCGGAGCCAGCCGAAAGCGAAGAAGTGCCGCTGGAAGAAGTCCAGCCGCTGACCCTGGAAGAGTTGGAAAGCATCCGTCAGGACGCCTACAACGAGGGCTTCGCCATCGGCGAAAAGGAAGGGTTTCACAGCACCCAGCTAAAGGTGCGTCAGGAGGCCGAAGTCGCCCTGACGGCAAAGCTGGAGAGTCTGGAAACGTTGATGTCGCACCTGTTCGAGCCCATCGCCGATCAGGACGCGCAGATCGAAAAATCCATGATTCAACTGGTCGAGCACCTGGCTCGCGAAGTGATTCAGCGCGAATTGAAAACCGACTCCAGCCAGATCGGCAAAGTGCTTCAGGACGCGTTGCGCCTGCTGCCGATGGGCGCCAACAACGTTCGCATTCTGGTCAATTCCCAAGACTTCGCTCAGGTCAAAGCCCTGCGTGAACGTCATGAGGAAAACTGGCGCATTCTCGAAGACGACACCTTGCAGCCGGGCGGTTGCCGGGTCGAAACCGAACACAGCCGCATCGACGCCACCGTCGAGACCCGGCTGAGCGTTGCGATTGCCAAGATGTTCGATCAGTTGCACGAACAGGCCCTGCACCCGGCTGCGCCGGACGTCAGTGTCGACCTGGAAGCGGCGATCAAAAGCGCGGAAGAAGTGATGCAGAAGCACGCGGACGCTTCCGATGCGTCTTGATCGCACCAGCTTCGGCAAGCGACTGAGCACCTACGCAGACGCGATTACGCTGCCGGTACAGCCGGTAGTGGAAGGGCGCCTGTTGCGCATGGTCGGTCTGACGCTTGAAGCCGAAGGCCTGCGCGCCGCCATGGGCAGCCGCTGTGTGGTGA
Proteins encoded:
- the fliF gene encoding flagellar basal-body MS-ring/collar protein FliF; the protein is MAEAVADNVPAKAGATGSKPPMFGLAFLQNLSEMTMLRQVGLMVGLAASVAIGFAVVLWSQQPDYKPLYGSLSGMDTKQVMDTLAQADIPYTVEPNSGALLVKSDDLARARIKLAGAGIAQTDGNVGFEILDKDQGLGTSQFMEATRYRRGLEGELARTISSLNNIKAARVHLAIPKSSVFVRDDRKPTASVLVEMYAGRTLEPGQVMAIVNLVATSVPELTKSQVTVVDQKGNLLSDQAENSELTMAGKQFDYTRRMESMLTQRVQNILQPVLGNDRYKAEVSADVDFSAVESTAESFNPDQPALRSEQTTNEQRSSSSGPQGVPGALSNQPPGPATAPQNATAGAGGAAGPIAPGQPLLDANGQQIMDPATGQPMLAPYPSDKRNQSTKNFELDRSISHTKQQQGKINRLSVAVVVDDQVKVNAANGETTMVPWTADQLARFTRLVQDAVGFDASRGDSVSVINVPFSADRGEVIPDIPFYSQPWFWDIVKQAMGVLFILVLVFGVLRPVLNNITNPKSKHGDGDVELGGMVGLDGELANDRVSLGGPQSILLPSPSEGYDAQLNAIKSLVAEDPARVAQVVKEWINTDE
- the fliG gene encoding flagellar motor switch protein FliG, translated to MSDSRAAAVKMTRVDKAAILLLTLGETDAAQVLRHMGPKEVQRVGVAMAQMRNVHREQVEQVMSEFVDVIGDQTGVGIGSDGYIRKMLTQALGEDKANGLIDRILLGGNTSGLDSLKWMEPRAVADVIRYEHPQIQAIVVAYLDADQAGEVLSHFDHKVRLDIILRVSSLNTVQPAALKELNQILEKQFSGNANTSRTTLGGIKRAADIMNFLDSSIEGQLMDSIREVDEDLSTQIEDLMFVFNNLSDVDDRGIQALLREVSSDVLVLALKGSDDAIKEKIFKNMSKRAAELLRDDLEAKGPVRVSDVEAAQKEILTIARRMAEAGEIVLGGKGGEEMI
- the fliH gene encoding flagellar assembly protein FliH, encoding MFSSDKEAPSELIRAKDLRGLDVWALPSFDPQVAEPEPEPVAEEPEPAESEEVPLEEVQPLTLEELESIRQDAYNEGFAIGEKEGFHSTQLKVRQEAEVALTAKLESLETLMSHLFEPIADQDAQIEKSMIQLVEHLAREVIQRELKTDSSQIGKVLQDALRLLPMGANNVRILVNSQDFAQVKALRERHEENWRILEDDTLQPGGCRVETEHSRIDATVETRLSVAIAKMFDQLHEQALHPAAPDVSVDLEAAIKSAEEVMQKHADASDAS